One window from the genome of Osmerus eperlanus chromosome 1, fOsmEpe2.1, whole genome shotgun sequence encodes:
- the LOC134017307 gene encoding cytokine-like protein 1 codes for MKLGPATFICFFSLMWLTECAPLTCYSRVLGLSKEIMDLLDKVHNYHRTKTCVEILPKMFIDVHNSCLMPRLRDFLYVVENLPTQYCKERPRIVLLKRKVRNLYAIISKVCHRDLVYFTDDCEAIDTGHSVPRYGEDRLQLLEER; via the exons ATGAAACTGGGACCTGCGACTTTTATTTGTTTCTTTAGTTTAATGTGGTTGACAGAATGTGCGCCGCTAACATGCTACTCCAGAGTGCTCGGATTGAGCAAAGAAATAATGGACCTACTGGATAAAGTACACAATTACCATCGCACG AAAACCTGCGTTGAGATTCTACCCAAGATGTTCATAGATGTGCAC AATTCCTGCCTCATGCCCAGGCTCCGAGATTTCCTCTACGTTGTGGAAAACCTTCCTACCCAGTACTGCAAAGAACGCCCCAGAATTGTTCTATTAAAGCGGAAAGTCCGGAACTTGTACGCTATCATCAGCAAAGTCTGTCATCGG GACCTTGTGTACTTTACAGATGACTGTGAGGCAATCGATACTGGACACAGTGTCCCACGCTATGGAGAAGACAGGCTGCAGcttctggaggagagatga
- the LOC134017324 gene encoding uncharacterized protein LOC134017324: MAKSVRTDMLTVHAMGWNERKENGLHIALSSRFKKTVEKTVDVAESLKTMQEQLHCCDDMLKQWVVDVKQWASSRSAAPGPVDAQSLQITIRALFVSICQKKHYLYRQNDRNKRLRQKITQKIAQEKKRLLEDIQRYNQQPDGDLVDTDLVVQKLSNKAAESMIWPWQEQNTDGVDILTKKKLFDHVMLASRLKEEKQILVKEMLQHCQYLKDSVAKVQTLMGTVLVSTQTGSLPNGLTEEGSKGLISALKRRLQDLRLQQQTIAGTYRCTLKPSNRLVEEEDREMEEDMDWQRGNSSDDDDSDEEEDAEN, translated from the exons ATGGCCAAGTCAG TAAGAACTGACATGCTGACTGTCCATGCTATGGGGTGGAATGAACGGAAAGAGAATGGCCTCCATATAGCCTTGTCTTCCAGATTCAAGAAG ACAGTAGAGAAGACTGTGGATGTAGCTGAGAGCCTGAAGACAATGCAGGAGCAGTTGCATTGCTGTGATGACATGCTGAAACAATGGGTTGTTGATGTCAAGCAGTGGGCCAGTAGCA GAAGTGCAGCACCTGGTCCTGTTGATGCTCAAAGTTTGCAGATCACAATCAGAGCACTCTTTGTGAGCATTTGTCAGAAAAAGCACTACCTTTACAGACAGAATG ATCGCAACAAAAGATTGCGACAGAAAATAACTCAAAAGATAGCCCAGGAAAAGAAACGGTTGCTGGAAGACATCCAGAGATACAACCAACAGCCTGATGGTGACCTTGTGGACACAGACTTAGTTGTGCAGAAACTCTCTAACAAAGCTGCAGAGAGCATGATCTGGCCTTGGCAGGAACAGAACACAG ACGGTGTGGACATCCTCACAAAGAAGAAGCTCTTTGACCACGTAATGCTTGCCTCACGACTAAAAGAGGAAAAGCAGATCCTTGTGAAGGAGATGCTGCAGCACTGCCAGTACCTCAAGGACTCAGTGGCAAAGGTCCAGACGCTGATGGGCACTGTTTTAGtgagcacacagacaggaa GCTTGCCAAATGGATTAaccgaggaggggtccaagggcCTCATCAGTGCACTAAAGAGAAGACTGCAAGACCTGAGACTCCAACAGCAGACCATAGCAGGCACCTACAGATGCACTCTCAAACCAAGTAACAGactggtggaagaggaggacagggaaatGGAGGAAGACATGGACTGGCAACGTGGCAACAGCTcggatgatgatgatagtgatgaggaggaggatgcagaGAATTGA